Proteins encoded together in one Peribacillus asahii window:
- the yhfH gene encoding protein YhfH: MIKSSVEFFKNLPPKQCVECGKKIEEQHECYGNKCDHCLSTK, translated from the coding sequence ATGATTAAAAGTAGCGTTGAATTCTTCAAAAACCTACCACCGAAGCAATGCGTAGAATGTGGAAAAAAAATCGAAGAACAACATGAATGTTACGGAAACAAATGTGACCATTGCTTGTCTACAAAATAA
- a CDS encoding MBL fold metallo-hydrolase yields MKITVIGFWGGYPAKNEASSGYLLEYEDYRVLLDCGSGVLAQLQNHLKPEELDAVVLSHYHPDHVADIGVLQHALLIQQMLGSKQKTLPIYGHSLDQIEFNKLSYKNITKGIAYSTEKPVQIGPFTFRFMKTNHPAPCFAMRIEAGGDTLVYTGDTTYMDELAEFASEANVLLCESNFYSDTNTDPSKAGHMTAREAGMIAEKANVQLLILTHLPHYGDHQQLKKEAGEVFMREIALAKSCLEFQL; encoded by the coding sequence ATGAAGATTACCGTTATTGGTTTTTGGGGTGGATACCCAGCGAAAAATGAAGCAAGTTCAGGATACTTATTGGAATATGAGGATTATCGCGTATTGCTTGATTGTGGCAGCGGTGTGTTAGCTCAATTGCAAAACCATTTGAAACCAGAAGAATTAGATGCGGTTGTGTTAAGTCATTATCATCCAGATCATGTGGCGGATATTGGGGTATTACAGCATGCGCTCTTAATTCAACAAATGCTGGGCAGTAAGCAGAAAACACTTCCAATCTATGGACATTCTTTAGATCAGATTGAATTTAATAAACTTTCATATAAAAACATTACAAAGGGAATCGCTTATTCAACTGAAAAGCCCGTACAAATCGGCCCCTTTACGTTTCGATTTATGAAAACGAATCACCCGGCTCCATGCTTTGCCATGAGAATTGAAGCAGGAGGAGACACGCTCGTATATACGGGAGACACTACATATATGGATGAATTGGCGGAATTTGCGAGCGAGGCTAACGTATTGTTGTGCGAGAGTAACTTTTACAGCGATACAAATACAGACCCTTCGAAAGCAGGGCATATGACAGCGCGAGAAGCAGGAATGATTGCGGAGAAGGCGAATGTACAGCTCTTAATTTTAACTCATTTACCGCATTACGGAGATCACCAGCAGTTAAAGAAAGAAGCCGGTGAAGTATTTATGCGTGAAATTGCACTGGCGAAAAGCTGCTTAGAGTTTCAGCTTTGA
- a CDS encoding lipoate--protein ligase, with translation MLFIDNKGITDPRINLAIEEYALKHLDINESYLLFYINKNAIIIGKNQNTVEEINQDYVDEQGITVVRRLSGGGAVYHDLGNLNFSFITKDDGDSFHNFKKFTEPVVKALGKLGVQAELSGRNDIMAEGKKISGNAMFATRGRMFSHGTLLFNSEMEHIVSALKVKKDKIESKGIKSIRSRVGNIADFLKEPMTIEEFRSFLLKNIFEGTEEIPEYVLTEEDWKEIHKISEKRYQQWDWNYGRSPKFNLQHSHRFPVGSIDIRLEVNKGIIENCKIYGDFFGVGEVTDIEHKLTGVRYEKQAIDAVLEEVDVQHYFGNVTKEDILKLIF, from the coding sequence ATGCTTTTTATTGATAACAAAGGAATTACCGACCCACGAATTAACTTGGCGATTGAGGAATACGCGCTAAAACATTTAGATATTAATGAATCGTACTTATTATTTTATATTAATAAAAATGCGATTATTATCGGGAAGAATCAAAATACGGTTGAAGAGATTAATCAGGACTATGTAGATGAGCAGGGCATTACGGTTGTTCGTCGTCTTTCCGGTGGTGGAGCTGTTTATCACGATTTAGGCAACTTGAATTTTAGCTTTATTACGAAAGATGATGGAGATAGCTTTCATAATTTTAAAAAATTCACTGAACCTGTTGTGAAAGCGCTTGGGAAGCTGGGCGTTCAAGCCGAGCTAAGCGGGCGTAACGATATTATGGCGGAAGGGAAGAAGATTTCCGGCAATGCGATGTTTGCGACAAGAGGACGGATGTTCAGTCACGGTACGTTATTGTTTAACTCTGAAATGGAGCATATCGTATCAGCATTGAAAGTAAAGAAAGATAAAATCGAATCCAAAGGCATTAAGTCTATTAGAAGCCGTGTTGGCAATATTGCAGACTTCTTAAAAGAACCAATGACAATTGAAGAATTTCGCAGCTTCTTATTAAAAAATATTTTTGAAGGAACTGAGGAAATTCCAGAATACGTGTTAACGGAAGAGGATTGGAAGGAGATTCATAAAATCTCGGAAAAACGATATCAGCAATGGGATTGGAATTATGGTCGATCTCCAAAGTTTAATTTACAGCATTCTCATCGTTTTCCAGTTGGTTCGATTGATATAAGACTAGAAGTAAATAAAGGGATAATTGAAAACTGTAAAATTTATGGTGATTTCTTCGGTGTAGGAGAAGTAACAGACATTGAACACAAATTAACGGGCGTTCGTTATGAAAAACAAGCGATTGATGCGGTATTAGAAGAGGTCGATGTACAACATTATTTTGGCAATGTAACAAAAGAAGATATATTGAAATTGATTTTTTAA
- a CDS encoding SDR family NAD(P)-dependent oxidoreductase, translating to MSVKNKVVIVTSASRGIGKVIAYSFSKEGANLVLVGRSKEALEKVELELKEENPNVISVIADVTNEEQVKHMAEKTIEVFGKIDVLVNNAGTAGPTTSVKDLAVEDFQAVLNDNLTSTFLCIKAVVPNMMENQSGRIINLSSVSGKRALPYRVGYCAAKMGVIGLTRTLAAELGEHNITVNAICPGFVEGERIDSVISNQGKVRGIDKEEVERELKSSSPLKRFVKPEEIAKTAVFLSTDAAIGITGEDVNVSSGVVMY from the coding sequence ATGTCAGTAAAAAATAAAGTTGTTATCGTTACGAGTGCAAGCAGAGGGATTGGAAAGGTTATTGCTTATTCCTTTTCAAAAGAAGGAGCAAATCTTGTTTTAGTAGGCAGGTCGAAAGAGGCTTTAGAAAAGGTAGAATTAGAATTAAAAGAGGAAAATCCAAATGTTATTAGTGTCATTGCTGATGTTACCAACGAAGAACAAGTAAAACATATGGCAGAAAAAACAATTGAGGTATTCGGCAAAATTGATGTACTGGTGAATAATGCTGGAACTGCAGGTCCAACTACCTCTGTTAAAGATTTGGCAGTTGAAGATTTTCAAGCTGTTCTAAATGACAATTTAACAAGTACATTCTTATGCATTAAAGCTGTCGTTCCAAACATGATGGAAAACCAATCAGGTCGTATCATTAACCTATCTTCTGTTTCAGGAAAGCGCGCTCTGCCATATCGAGTAGGATATTGTGCGGCTAAAATGGGAGTCATAGGTTTAACAAGAACACTAGCAGCTGAACTAGGTGAACATAACATTACCGTTAACGCAATTTGTCCTGGATTTGTTGAAGGTGAACGAATTGATAGTGTTATTTCAAACCAAGGAAAAGTAAGAGGAATTGATAAAGAGGAAGTGGAACGTGAATTAAAAAGTTCATCTCCATTAAAACGTTTTGTCAAACCAGAAGAAATTGCCAAGACGGCCGTATTTTTATCGACCGACGCGGCAATTGGAATCACTGGAGAAGATGTAAATGTGAGTTCTGGAGTAGTTATGTATTAA
- a CDS encoding CynX/NimT family MFS transporter, which yields MELQKVQKEHANTNSFYTFLLIAGIVLVAFNLRPAITSLGPLVGMIQEDIGLAHWSAGLLMSLPLIVFAVMSPIVPKIATRLTNERTLLLGLLFLLIGICIRFIPMVFFLFIGTLFVGIGIAIGNVLLPVVVKDKFPTKFGLMTSVYSTSMGLIASLASGVSVPLATGLNLGWQGALIVWGIPALVAILIWFFLLRFSDKNHQVVRNVRSNSNRIWRSPLAWQIAIFMGFQSFLFYVTVAWLPEILHSHGITIETAGWLLSFTQLMGLPASFFVPVLAARFRSQVWLAFILGMFPIVGYGGLLLGSSYPVLIASIILIGITLGGCFPLALSYIGLRTRNTSQAAELSAMVQSTGYLLAAVGPMFIGYLYDVTHVWTVPLITLIIVSVVVMTFATASGRNQYVQ from the coding sequence ATGGAATTACAAAAGGTACAAAAGGAACATGCTAATACGAACTCCTTTTATACTTTCTTGCTCATTGCTGGTATTGTGCTAGTAGCATTTAATTTGCGGCCAGCTATTACATCATTAGGACCATTAGTTGGGATGATTCAGGAAGATATCGGGTTAGCCCATTGGAGTGCAGGCTTATTAATGAGCTTGCCATTAATTGTTTTTGCCGTGATGTCACCCATCGTTCCCAAGATAGCCACCCGTTTAACCAATGAAAGGACCTTACTATTAGGTTTGCTTTTTCTTTTAATTGGTATATGTATTCGATTCATTCCGATGGTGTTTTTTCTTTTTATCGGAACTCTATTTGTCGGTATAGGCATTGCCATTGGAAATGTTCTTTTGCCCGTTGTTGTAAAGGATAAATTCCCAACAAAATTCGGTCTAATGACAAGTGTTTATTCCACTTCAATGGGGTTGATTGCATCGTTAGCATCGGGGGTTAGTGTTCCTTTAGCCACTGGTTTAAATCTAGGATGGCAAGGGGCCTTAATCGTATGGGGGATACCAGCATTGGTCGCTATCTTGATTTGGTTTTTTCTGCTCAGGTTTAGTGATAAAAATCATCAAGTAGTGAGAAATGTCCGTTCTAACTCTAATCGAATTTGGCGTTCGCCGCTTGCCTGGCAAATAGCTATTTTTATGGGATTTCAATCCTTTTTATTTTATGTAACAGTTGCTTGGTTACCTGAAATATTACATAGTCATGGAATAACTATAGAGACAGCCGGCTGGTTACTTTCGTTTACTCAACTAATGGGATTGCCTGCTAGTTTCTTCGTCCCTGTTCTGGCAGCACGTTTCCGTTCTCAAGTATGGCTTGCCTTCATATTAGGTATGTTCCCGATTGTTGGTTATGGAGGATTACTGCTAGGTTCATCATATCCCGTTTTAATAGCAAGTATTATTTTAATTGGCATTACATTAGGCGGGTGCTTCCCATTGGCTCTAAGCTACATAGGGCTTCGTACTCGGAATACAAGTCAGGCTGCAGAGTTATCCGCGATGGTACAATCAACAGGCTACCTGCTTGCTGCTGTAGGTCCTATGTTTATTGGATATTTGTATGATGTCACTCATGTGTGGACTGTTCCACTCATCACCCTAATCATTGTTTCTGTAGTAGTTATGACATTCGCTACGGCCTCTGGACGAAATCAGTATGTACAATAG
- a CDS encoding fatty acid--CoA ligase family protein — MNLSEQLHKTAIENAQKPAYYFLDQSTSYGELDAAVTKFADGLHKLGVSKGDHVAMLLGNSPHFIIGMYGALRAGATVIPINPIYTPDEISYIVNNGDVKAVIALDLLIPMLEKIDPLLTTVEQYIICETDSSNEQSSNSPVSIYSKMKSFAEVIASGDLQFQGPVPDEEETALILYTSGTTGKPKGAMLTHRNLYSNARDVADYLKIGANDRVITTLPMFHVFSLTVTLNAPLISGGTLLIVPQFSPKEIFRLSQEYEATVFAGVPTMYNFLYQYPEGTAAHVQSVKRWISGGSPMPVALLTSFERKFHVTVSEGYGLSEASPVTCFNPLDRPAKPGSIGTSILNVENKIVNALGEEVPVGQVGELIVRGPNVMKGYYKMPEESNAVLKDGWLYTGDLARMDEDGYFYIVDRKKELIIVGGYNVYPREVEEVLFAHSDVIEAAAIGVPDSNQGEVVHCFVVKKDPALTEEELKAYCIKHLAKYKVPACITFIEELPKNTTGKILRRALKTKMTQ; from the coding sequence ATGAATTTATCTGAACAGCTTCATAAAACCGCCATAGAAAATGCACAAAAACCTGCTTATTATTTTTTAGACCAATCGACTTCGTACGGTGAATTAGATGCTGCGGTGACCAAATTCGCAGATGGTTTACATAAGCTAGGTGTTTCAAAGGGTGATCATGTTGCTATGCTTTTAGGGAATTCTCCACATTTTATTATTGGGATGTACGGTGCATTGCGAGCAGGTGCAACAGTTATTCCAATCAATCCAATTTATACTCCAGATGAAATTAGTTACATTGTCAATAATGGGGATGTGAAGGCAGTTATTGCCCTCGATCTTCTTATTCCAATGCTAGAGAAAATCGATCCGCTCCTAACAACTGTTGAGCAATATATTATTTGTGAAACAGATTCAAGCAACGAACAGTCAAGTAACAGTCCAGTTTCTATTTATTCAAAGATGAAATCGTTTGCGGAGGTTATTGCTTCTGGGGATTTGCAATTTCAGGGCCCTGTGCCAGATGAAGAGGAGACAGCTCTTATCTTGTATACGTCAGGAACGACAGGAAAGCCGAAGGGGGCGATGCTGACACATCGGAACCTTTATTCCAATGCGCGAGATGTTGCAGACTATTTAAAAATAGGTGCCAACGACCGTGTCATTACAACGCTGCCGATGTTTCATGTTTTTAGTTTAACCGTCACTTTAAATGCACCGCTGATAAGTGGAGGAACGCTGTTGATTGTACCGCAGTTTAGTCCGAAGGAAATTTTTAGACTAAGTCAGGAATATGAAGCAACCGTTTTTGCCGGTGTACCAACTATGTATAATTTCTTGTATCAGTATCCGGAAGGAACGGCCGCTCATGTACAGTCTGTTAAACGTTGGATTTCAGGTGGCTCTCCTATGCCGGTGGCTCTTTTAACATCATTCGAACGGAAGTTTCATGTTACGGTTTCAGAAGGATATGGGTTATCTGAGGCGTCACCAGTAACATGCTTCAACCCATTAGATCGCCCGGCTAAACCAGGCTCTATCGGCACATCGATTCTGAATGTTGAAAACAAAATCGTTAATGCACTTGGAGAAGAAGTACCAGTGGGTCAAGTCGGGGAATTGATTGTCCGCGGTCCAAATGTGATGAAAGGCTATTATAAAATGCCAGAGGAATCAAACGCTGTATTGAAAGATGGCTGGCTATATACCGGTGATTTAGCGCGCATGGATGAGGACGGCTATTTTTATATTGTCGATCGTAAGAAAGAACTCATTATTGTTGGGGGATACAATGTGTATCCGCGTGAAGTAGAGGAAGTGTTATTCGCTCACTCGGATGTTATAGAAGCGGCTGCCATTGGCGTACCTGATTCTAATCAAGGTGAAGTGGTTCATTGTTTTGTAGTGAAAAAAGATCCAGCTTTAACAGAGGAAGAATTAAAAGCTTACTGTATAAAACACTTAGCGAAATACAAAGTTCCAGCTTGTATTACATTTATAGAGGAGCTTCCCAAAAATACAACAGGTAAGATTTTACGGCGTGCATTAAAGACTAAAATGACACAATAA
- a CDS encoding HD domain-containing protein codes for MREVTLLQLYEHPITQKYLNRSGMAHAIAVAYHAFHLAKEHNVDPDIAAKAGFLHDMGHFTWYRNGNWDYDLYRQNDIHPIKGAERAHKLLIRLGENPIKAKTISLAILFHTDSFLPSNDIMRTPLQQIVKWADEKDEEEGGKHHYRTIDSLRAKDMIIRLDQLIDKEANNKLSS; via the coding sequence ATGAGAGAGGTTACTTTATTGCAACTTTACGAACATCCTATTACACAAAAGTATTTGAACCGTTCTGGAATGGCGCATGCTATTGCTGTTGCCTACCACGCTTTCCATTTAGCAAAGGAGCATAATGTGGATCCGGACATCGCTGCGAAAGCTGGGTTTCTTCATGATATGGGTCACTTTACTTGGTACCGTAATGGAAATTGGGATTATGACCTATATCGTCAAAATGATATTCACCCGATTAAAGGAGCCGAAAGAGCGCACAAGCTTCTTATTCGACTTGGTGAAAATCCTATTAAAGCAAAAACGATTTCCCTTGCTATTTTATTTCACACCGATTCATTTTTACCTTCCAATGATATTATGCGCACCCCATTACAACAGATTGTAAAATGGGCTGATGAGAAAGACGAAGAAGAAGGCGGCAAACATCATTATCGTACAATCGATTCACTTCGAGCAAAAGATATGATTATCCGCTTAGACCAATTGATTGATAAAGAAGCAAACAATAAGTTATCATCCTAG
- a CDS encoding M48 family metallopeptidase, producing the protein MARKWAGYAIIIYLVYVACMYGYIFLFADTSIPQVLKGTAADPQTFLNARELVLSEEYSNIRNFIFLVNTPFEWLIYFFILLCGVSRVFERWSMSISKWRVAQTGIYLFWLSLLTYITVFPIQYISYTFSRAYNINTQSFSAWMKDEIIGFWVNFALMFLIISVLYWLMKKSSKKWWLYAWLLSVPFSFLLMFVQPVLIDPLYNDFYPLKNKQLEEKILMLADRANIPAEHVYEVNKSEETNALNAYVTGVGANSRIVLWDTTLNKLQEDEILFIMAHEMAHYVEKHIYIGIAGYLALTFVGLWLISRLMNYIVERWGKLLKISAVDTISSLPLFLLLTGVLLFASNPLSNYVSRYQETRADRYAIEMTGDQEAAIHAFQDLTRTGLSQVHPPLLIKWLRYTHPSMLERISTIEKYDKDE; encoded by the coding sequence ATGGCTAGAAAATGGGCAGGCTATGCTATTATCATTTATTTAGTCTATGTGGCTTGTATGTATGGCTACATTTTTTTGTTTGCGGATACATCGATTCCACAAGTTTTAAAAGGTACGGCGGCAGATCCGCAAACCTTTTTAAACGCAAGAGAGCTTGTGTTAAGTGAGGAATATTCCAACATCCGTAACTTTATCTTTCTAGTTAATACTCCATTTGAATGGCTGATTTATTTTTTCATTTTGCTGTGTGGAGTATCAAGGGTATTTGAGAGATGGTCGATGTCGATCTCTAAATGGAGAGTTGCCCAAACGGGAATTTATTTATTTTGGTTATCGTTGCTTACTTATATCACTGTATTCCCTATACAATATATTAGCTATACATTTAGTCGAGCGTATAATATTAATACGCAATCCTTTAGTGCTTGGATGAAGGATGAGATTATTGGATTTTGGGTTAACTTTGCTCTCATGTTTCTCATTATCTCCGTATTATATTGGTTAATGAAAAAAAGCTCAAAAAAATGGTGGTTATACGCATGGCTTCTCTCGGTTCCGTTTTCCTTTTTACTTATGTTTGTACAACCTGTTTTGATTGATCCGCTTTATAATGACTTTTATCCATTAAAAAATAAACAATTAGAGGAAAAGATTTTAATGCTCGCTGATCGAGCGAATATCCCGGCAGAGCATGTGTATGAAGTGAACAAGTCAGAGGAAACGAATGCTTTAAATGCTTATGTGACAGGCGTTGGGGCGAATTCAAGAATTGTTCTGTGGGATACGACGTTAAACAAATTACAGGAAGATGAAATTTTATTTATTATGGCGCATGAAATGGCTCATTATGTTGAGAAGCATATTTATATTGGAATTGCAGGCTATTTAGCTCTAACGTTTGTGGGGCTTTGGCTCATTTCACGACTGATGAATTACATTGTGGAGCGATGGGGGAAACTATTAAAGATTTCTGCTGTTGACACTATTAGCTCGCTGCCATTATTTCTATTACTAACTGGTGTCTTACTATTCGCTTCTAATCCTCTTTCAAATTATGTGTCGCGTTATCAGGAAACGAGAGCGGACCGCTATGCGATTGAAATGACTGGAGATCAAGAAGCGGCTATTCATGCTTTTCAAGACTTGACACGTACAGGACTTAGTCAAGTTCATCCGCCTTTACTGATTAAATGGCTTCGTTATACACATCCTTCTATGCTTGAGCGAATTTCTACTATTGAGAAGTATGATAAGGATGAATAA
- a CDS encoding YitT family protein: MRNIVSIIIGSVIVALAFNLFLIPHQILSSGLGGIAMMLGIVTPINTGILNFLLNLPLLIIGILKLGKQFICYTILSVVVLSVSLYVIPVEAISTDQFLSCLFGGVISGLGVAIIFRASGSSGGFDILAMLLTKKRDFPLGTLLSVMNAVVVVISGFIFDWNSALLTLVGIYAAGKVIDTIHTSHIKLTLLIVTKKGDEVKEQLLANLYRGITIMDGEGAYSGNKQKILMTVITRYQLAEVKAILNKVDADAFVNITQTTEVIGFFHRG; the protein is encoded by the coding sequence ATGCGTAATATAGTATCGATTATTATAGGTTCAGTCATTGTGGCGTTGGCATTTAATTTATTTTTAATTCCTCATCAAATATTGAGCAGCGGCTTAGGCGGAATTGCTATGATGTTGGGAATCGTCACACCTATTAACACAGGAATTTTGAATTTTTTATTAAATTTACCTTTATTAATTATTGGCATTTTAAAATTAGGAAAACAATTTATTTGCTACACTATTCTATCAGTTGTTGTATTATCCGTTAGCTTATATGTGATTCCTGTTGAAGCGATTTCAACAGACCAGTTTCTATCTTGTTTATTTGGCGGCGTGATATCGGGCCTTGGAGTTGCCATTATTTTTAGAGCATCGGGTTCTTCTGGCGGTTTTGATATTTTGGCCATGTTACTTACAAAAAAACGGGATTTCCCGCTTGGAACGTTACTTTCCGTAATGAATGCGGTTGTGGTGGTGATTTCCGGTTTTATTTTTGACTGGAATTCTGCTTTACTCACATTAGTAGGGATTTATGCTGCTGGTAAGGTTATTGATACGATTCATACGAGTCATATTAAATTAACGTTACTGATTGTGACGAAAAAAGGCGATGAAGTGAAGGAACAGCTATTAGCTAATTTATACCGGGGAATTACAATCATGGATGGGGAAGGAGCTTATTCTGGCAACAAACAAAAAATATTAATGACTGTTATTACACGTTATCAATTAGCAGAGGTGAAGGCAATCCTGAATAAAGTGGATGCAGATGCGTTTGTTAATATTACACAAACAACAGAAGTAATTGGATTTTTCCATCGAGGGTGA
- a CDS encoding IDEAL domain-containing protein: MKNDKSYSELVKAHSTKKAKKNETMQEILIEMIIRESILKRKRNKLAQQIDDALDNKDKPLFLQLSAEMKQLMKLFGN; the protein is encoded by the coding sequence ATGAAAAATGACAAATCCTATTCAGAATTGGTAAAGGCTCACTCGACGAAAAAAGCCAAGAAAAATGAAACGATGCAGGAAATACTCATTGAGATGATTATTCGTGAATCCATCCTTAAGAGGAAACGAAACAAGCTGGCTCAGCAAATTGACGATGCCCTTGACAATAAAGACAAACCGTTATTTTTACAATTAAGCGCTGAAATGAAACAATTAATGAAACTATTTGGCAATTAA
- a CDS encoding competence protein ComK → MEHNQNNFRAEYTVTPYTLALLPVQDGSKVYSRIIELEGEFICPLKPTDIIKKSCEYLGVSYEGRRSGTKKITGFTHKAPITIDPSGSLFFFPTASPLRPQCIWLAHDHILSFTRLDSKQTTVVLRNKQSIVVNMSISSFKTQLHRTAFLKTRLLPRLEEIQRMLQDLANQLDWAQTAEVPSKYTLLRRT, encoded by the coding sequence ATGGAACACAATCAAAACAATTTCAGGGCAGAATATACAGTGACGCCTTATACGCTTGCTCTGTTACCTGTTCAAGATGGAAGTAAAGTATATTCGCGAATTATTGAATTAGAAGGTGAATTTATTTGTCCCCTTAAGCCAACGGATATTATTAAGAAAAGTTGTGAATATTTGGGGGTGAGTTATGAAGGCAGGAGGTCAGGAACAAAGAAAATAACAGGTTTTACACATAAAGCTCCGATTACGATTGATCCTTCTGGCTCGCTTTTCTTCTTTCCAACTGCCTCTCCTTTACGTCCTCAATGTATTTGGTTGGCACATGATCATATCCTGTCATTTACTCGCCTAGACTCCAAACAAACTACAGTTGTTCTTCGTAATAAACAAAGTATAGTTGTTAATATGTCAATCAGCTCATTTAAGACGCAACTGCATCGAACAGCCTTTCTGAAAACGAGGCTCCTTCCACGACTGGAGGAAATACAAAGAATGCTGCAAGATTTAGCTAATCAGTTAGACTGGGCACAAACTGCCGAAGTACCATCCAAGTATACTTTATTGCGCCGAACCTGA
- a CDS encoding TVP38/TMEM64 family protein has protein sequence MDFEALREWLTLENILDIMQQYQSLGPIAGIVLPLLEAFLPFLPLFIFVMANATAFGLWWGFLFSWLGAVIGAFLVFLVVRKFGQARFFHFLQQHKQVQKLMNWVENHGFSPLFLMLCFPFTPSAVVNIVAGLSKVSLWQYALAVISGKMVMIFTISFIGYDIPSLIHQPVRTVIVLIVIFILWYVGKRIERHLDKNMKRERGY, from the coding sequence ATGGATTTTGAAGCATTACGGGAATGGCTGACGCTTGAAAACATATTAGACATTATGCAGCAATATCAATCGTTAGGACCCATTGCGGGAATTGTATTGCCATTGTTAGAAGCTTTTTTACCTTTTTTACCTTTGTTTATTTTTGTTATGGCCAATGCAACGGCCTTTGGGTTGTGGTGGGGATTTTTATTTTCTTGGCTTGGGGCGGTCATAGGTGCTTTTCTTGTTTTTTTAGTTGTCCGGAAATTTGGACAAGCAAGGTTTTTTCATTTTTTGCAACAACATAAGCAAGTTCAAAAACTTATGAACTGGGTTGAAAATCATGGATTTAGTCCATTGTTTTTAATGCTTTGTTTTCCTTTTACACCGTCAGCGGTCGTGAATATTGTTGCGGGACTTTCAAAAGTAAGTTTATGGCAATATGCTTTAGCGGTTATATCGGGAAAGATGGTCATGATTTTTACAATTAGTTTCATTGGGTATGACATTCCCTCCTTGATTCATCAACCGGTTCGAACCGTGATTGTATTGATTGTTATTTTTATTCTTTGGTATGTCGGGAAAAGGATTGAGCGTCATTTGGATAAAAATATGAAACGAGAAAGAGGATATTAG